TCGAGCGAGTCTGAAGTCACAGGCTATATTTTGGGCCCGGTCACAGACAAAACTTCGATTAACTGTTTGAATATGCGCCTTTAAGCCGGTGCGCACTCGTTTTCAGACCCTGTCTTGCGCAACGGCTGCATACGCAGCAGTTGCGCAGACGTTCGCGCTACGGCATGGTTAAGATCCCTTCAGCGAGCTGGATGACATCATGATCAAGTGGCCATGGAAATCTGATGAAGAGGTGCAGGATGCCCTACCCTGGCATCAGGCGATGGCGATCCCCCTGCTGAGCTCCCTGACGACCGCTGAACAACACTCCCTGATCCAACTTGCCAGACGATTTCTGCAACAGAAGCGGCTGGTCCCCCTGCAGGATTTCCAGCTTGATGAGCTGAAAAGCTGCCGGCTCGCTCTGCTGTTCTGCCTGCCAGTGCTGAATCTGGGCTATGACTGGCTGGATGGTTTTCATGAAGTGCTGCTCTACCCTTCTCCTTTTATGGTGGATGACGAGTGGCAGGATGAATTTGGGCTGGTTCACCATGAACGTCTGGTGCATTCGGGTCAGAGCTGGCAACAGGGTCCGGTGGTGCTGAACTGGCTCGACGTACAGGACTCCTTCGACCTTTCCGGCTACAATTTAATTATTCACGAAGTGGCCCACAAACTCGACAGCCGTGGAAGCGGACATGCCAACGGCGTGCCTTCTATAGCCCTGCGTGATGTTGCAGGCTGGGAGAAAGATCTCCAGCAGGCGATGCAGAATATTCAGAATGAAATTGATACGGTTGGTGAGAATGCTGCCAGTATTGATGCCTATGCGGCCCGTGATGGCGCGGAATGCTTTGCAGTGCTCTCTGAATACTTTTTCACCGCCCCTGAATTATTGCTTGAACGTTTCCCTGCACTCTACAAACGCTTTACGCTGTTTTATCGCCAGGATCCTGCGCGCCGCTACGCCGGGTCAGAGAATCAGCAAAACAAAGGGGATATTGTTCACTAAAGCATCCGGTTGTTTTAAACGTAGCCAGTTGAAAGCCAGCGTGTTTTTTGCTGTTGACAGTCCGGAACGCCCCCGTTAATATGCGCCCCATCGAAACCGATTCCTCTGTAGTTCAGTCGGTAGAACGGCGGACTGTTAATCCGTATGTCACTGGTTCGAGTCCAGTCAGAGGAGCCATATTCAGAGAAGCCCGCTCAGGGAAACCCGAGCGGGCTTTTTGTTTTCTGCCTCTTTACGAATCTCTGTGTGATTCCGATTCAATAAAAAAGCGGTTTCTGTCACATAAAAAACATCAGCTCAGAATGGCTTCCAGTCGGGCCAGCACTTCATTCCCGACATCGTCGGGTATACGTTCCAGTCGCTTACCGTTGCAGGCTCCCATATCGATGGTTCTGGGCTGGTCGCAGCGGATCACGCCCGTTGTTTTTGTCCCCGCCCCGTCCAGCGAAACGGTAAAACCGGCTGTACGGGCGAAGTTTCCACCGCTGGTGACGGGAACAACAACGGGTAGCCGGGTCAGCTTGTTAAACGATGCCTTCGATACAACAAGCACCGGACGTTTTCCGCTTTGCTCGTGCCCGGCAATCGGATCCAGTGAAACAAGCCAGATTTCCCCTCTGTCCATTTACAGGATCTCCTTGCCCACCACAGGCGCATCAATCCATTCACGATCCTCTTCGCTCATTTCGGCGTGCGGATCGCACTGCGCCAGCAGTTCCTCAA
This genomic window from Erwinia sp. E_sp_B01_1 contains:
- the mtfA gene encoding DgsA anti-repressor MtfA produces the protein MIKWPWKSDEEVQDALPWHQAMAIPLLSSLTTAEQHSLIQLARRFLQQKRLVPLQDFQLDELKSCRLALLFCLPVLNLGYDWLDGFHEVLLYPSPFMVDDEWQDEFGLVHHERLVHSGQSWQQGPVVLNWLDVQDSFDLSGYNLIIHEVAHKLDSRGSGHANGVPSIALRDVAGWEKDLQQAMQNIQNEIDTVGENAASIDAYAARDGAECFAVLSEYFFTAPELLLERFPALYKRFTLFYRQDPARRYAGSENQQNKGDIVH
- a CDS encoding type II toxin-antitoxin system PemK/MazF family toxin → MDRGEIWLVSLDPIAGHEQSGKRPVLVVSKASFNKLTRLPVVVPVTSGGNFARTAGFTVSLDGAGTKTTGVIRCDQPRTIDMGACNGKRLERIPDDVGNEVLARLEAILS